The Alosa sapidissima isolate fAloSap1 chromosome 8, fAloSap1.pri, whole genome shotgun sequence genome segment GGTATCCAAGTTTACTCCTCTCATTGTCATCAAATCCTCCCTCAACAATGCCAGGCTACCTCAAAAGTTTCAAGTCAGGAGGCAAACCTAAAACCGAGATACCTAATCCGAGAAAATAATAGCTGTGGTCTGCAAACAGAGTAGCTTACTCTTAGTAACTACTGCTAGGGACGGCTCTCGTTCTGGTGGGCAGACACCACATAGCGTTTTCTTCTGCACCAGAATTTAACGGTGAGAGGGGAAAACTTGGGAAATGCAATCTTTCGCCAAAAGCCCCACCTCCCGTCGAGGGAAAAAGTCGCAGTTACGAAAATCCAAATCGCGCTTACACTAGAACTCACAGTATACACCTCACGGGATTATGTTTCGACAGTTATGCATTTCGTTAATACATAAATTGAGAATAAAAACAACGATAAGAAAGATATAGAACGATGTAGCCTAATACATTTTGCTCATTCCTTGTGAGGTACATATTCCtatcaactgtttaaaaactgGCGTAATCATTATTCACCATAACCTGCAGTACTCTTCTTTTGATGATTGAACCCGGGAAAGTTGGGTTTGTTTAAGGGATATTAAAAACTACCGATAGGGCCTACATTTTTAGCTGAAGAGAAGTTGAAGTCACCCATTGACACACCATTGAGTTGTCAATCACCTATTGTGGAGTGGGTCTGTGAGCAGACTACTCTCATGGCAGTCCCAGAGAATTCATTTACAGTGGAGTTGGCCCAGGGAGACCCTGATGGAATCAACATGGGCAATTTCATGGGAACTGGTTTTGGGGTAACAGACTCTTTTCTATAAGAGCAAGAGAGGAGTTCTGTTCCCATATCCGAGATGGTCATCAGAGCCTGACACTATAGGGTGGAGGGGGTGCTTTGTGATCATGTTCTACGGGGAACTCCATAGAAGAATTGATATCAATGCCCTTTGGCATCAATATTTAACCACTTCTGACGCTATTCAATATCCAGTTATTGTCAATATTATAACTCGGCATCAGCATGTATTTGAAGCCATTATTTTGAGGTTAAATATCTGCGTTGTATTGCTTTTATATACTCTTTTGTTCTCATGAAGAGACAGTCTTACAATCTCTGAACAGTGTCTGCccttattcttagtccttttgAAATTATGTTTATTTAAGGATTTTCCGGCTTGCCACTGCATTTTTCTGCTACCAAAAAGTTGAACGTGTCTTTCCACCTTGCACTCTGACCTTGAGTACTGAAAAATACCACCAGCTTAATTTCAAATACTGATACAACATTATATTATGTACATAATTCATATGGTTATATTGGATATCATGACAATGACTTTCGCACCCTTGTGTGTCGGTCTTTGTGTGAACCCCAGAGGCTACATCATGCCACTGACTGGTCACATCACTATATCTATTCTATCAAGTACACATGTTGAGAGCTGTTGAGTTTAGTTTTGGGACCATTCCAtgactagagtgtgtgtgtgtgtgtgtgtgtgtgtgtgtgtgtgtgtgtgtgtgtgtgtgtgtgtgtgtgtgcttgtgtgcaccCACTCACTCACGTAAATCCCTCGGGCAGTGATGTGTCATTTCTCATAAGTCTCAGTTGTCACTGTGCAACAGGGCCTGAGTATGTTTCTACCTTCTGAGGTGAGAGTTCACCCAGCCACAAAACCAGTGAAAAACCTAGTGAGGTTAGGCCCTAGAGAAGGATGTTGCAAAAACTCCTTAACATTATGGACAACACCTCACATCCACTAAACAAACTACTGGTCAAACAACAGAGTGTTTTCAGCTGGAGGTTGCTCCAACTTCGCTGTAACAAGGACCATTATAGAAAATAATTCCTGCCCACTGCCATAACTATTTACAACAACTCCCCTTTGTGCCGTGAGAGAAAAATCTTATATGAGTCAATGCCGTTTACAACCACTTTAACAGAGACTATATccaataatatttattttttaacttgtatgtatatgtgtaatatatgtttatattattaattgctgctgtaacaccataatttccctctggggatgaataaagtaatctatctatctatctatctatctatctagagcaTCCCTGAACCTCCGGAACTGGAATGGTTCTAGAGGTGCTCTCTTGCTATCTCTCTGCTGAATGAGATTACTATTTGGACTTAAAGTGTTGGACAATTTTGCAAGATGACATTGAATCTGTTTTTGTGCCTAATTTATCTGACTTTGGTAATTTTCTGTGGGTTCTGGATTCTGTGGGTTTCTTTATGACATTGCTAAACAAACTGATATGTTTTCAATGTTGGTACGGGTCAAATATGCATGGTACACAAATTCCCCTGTGCATCAATCAGCTGATTTTCCTCATCTGATGAGCTTGTTTCTCTCTCAGGTCAGGCCTGCACTCAAATACCAACATGGTGTTCTCAAACACTTGACCTTAGCTTCTAGACCCTCGAGAAGCATACCACTGTCATTTGAAACTCTATGTCATGTACATGTctatgtctttgtttgtgtacacTGATTTAGGAGGCTGGGGAATAGCAGTGCAGTAATCCACCCCCAAAGTCCATGCATTCAGAGCTGTCATTAAGGGTTGGCATGGGTTGGGGTTACTCTGTGGGTCAAAGGTGACCTAGACATTATTCTTTTActtttatatgttttttgtttctgttacatcttctcccactctcttttaATATGCTTAATGCACCCACATACTCATAATGTCACTGTCAACACAATATGTTATCAAACTGGTACAAcaaaaaaatgacaaattagTTGTACTGTAGTTACTGATCTGTCCACTAGATGGTGATCATCACCACCTACAGCAGGGTACAACAATATTTTTCTTGAGGTCCATACTAACTTCCATAAAGCAAGCTGTGGGTCACACATTTgacaatatatttaaaaagacaaaatgcaTTGTGCTATGCTATATtagtatagtaggcctatacctaGCCTATTGCAAACTCATTCGAAAGCCTGAAAGTTTTTATCAGCTTTATGCCATAGATTGTAATAAATTTACCTTCATATAGCAATCAACCTAAAATGTAGCACCAACTTTTACCCTGCATCTTGTCATTTGTCTTATTTATGTAGCCTTCCCAGACCCCATGAATGCACAATTAGTAGGCAAAGCCCTACTataaattttttttaaaaaaatcagcGACATCAAATCTCACCAGTCAACATGCTCACCACCAAAACTGAAACACCAGGTGCAGCCCACAGGCTGTATGCTGCCCATGTTTGACCCACAGGGATCTAATGAGCAGAGGGACAATGCCTGGAGATCCCTGTGGGTCAAACAATTAATCATTAAACTGGAGAATAATGacaatatgggggggggggcagccgtggcctactggttagcgcttcagacttgtgactggagggttgctggttcgaaccccgaccagtaggcacagctgaagtgcccttgagcaaggcacctaaccgctcactgctccccgagcaccactgttgttgcaggcagctcactgcgccgggattagtgtgtgcttcacctcactgtgtgttcactgtgtgctgagtgtgtttcactaattcacagattgggataaatgcagagaccaaatttccctcacgggattaaaagaGTATAGTGTTTACTTATACTACTTTATAatgattaaaataaaataaaataaataaaatatttaaataaatttaaataaaaagccTTCGACGGACTTCAATTCATTTGGACTGTAGCCTCACATTTCGGTCAAAAAAGCTACTTACTGCTGGTATGGAGCTTTTCTGTTTGACTCACTCTATCTCCATTTTAGCTAATCTTTCCTTGTTTGACCATGGACACTACAATCAGAACGGTCTATCGTTGAGTTTCCAAAGATTTCAAATACTTCATGATGTACATGTATTTTGTGAAGACAATCTCTGAAATGATTCACAGCATTTTTCTAGAATAATTCCACCAGGTACTGGTGATACTAACATCATGAAGCTTCATCTGTATGAGAAATACGGTAATCAGACACCGTGAACTTAAAGGAATGTTTTGTATCAGTAACAGTGGTCAGTAAGTATATGTACAGGCAGTCCCTCCAGGATCTTGCGAGAGTTTATTACAGTTTAATGGGATtactttgaaagtgtacagagaggttataaTAAGGACTGTTTATGAAGTCAGTGCATTACCTAAGCTTGTCATCTGGCATGTTTAACTTCTTCTAGCGCTGGGCAGATATGACTGAAcgtgatgtactgtatgtttacaatacaaacatgcatCATGTTTGTATTCAAAGtttcaaagtttacaatacttcaATTTGTTTATAGGGACCCTCTCCACGTTACCACTTCTTTTTACAGGCCTGGTACTATTTTTATGTGTCGCCATGCCCGCTACTACAAGCTATCAGCAATTTCGTTGCTAATGCAAACAATGGTCTAGTTCAAAACTCCTTCTCCTTCCTCATAACAATCATGGCGCAATTCAAATGAGaccaacatttttttaaatctctGTCCATTGACACCCTTTCATATTTTTTCTTAAGTAAGTCTCAAGGACCATAAGctggagggcgggacttagaCACTCTATAGTTTATGATATGGCCTCACTCCCGCTGTCAGCACTCATGGACTTCAGCTCTTGCTGGGTGGTGGATTGAGTTCTTGCTGAGGACACTGTGCTCTCCTCTGTGTCCTGTCCACAGCGCAGGGCACGTGGCAGAGCACCCAACAGCGCCCTCCTAAACATGGTGCTGGAGAAGACGTAGATGATGGGGTCCAGGGCAGAGTTCAGGAAGTTCAACCCAAAAGACGCAATGGTGAGCTGGGTGAAGGTGTAGAAGGCGTTACAGTCCCATGGGCGATACGAGCGGATGACCCACAACCCGATGGTCGTCACTGTGGTGGGCAGGAAGCAAACCATGTACACCGTGACGATAacgacacacactctcatcgcCTTGCGCACCTTGGCCAGTTTTCCCATCTGTCGCTTCTTCAAGGAGCTGGAGATCTGGATGGAACAGAAGAGCAGCATGGCCAGTGGGAGGATGAACTCCAGGACTGTCAGGATACGGTATGTACCCACCATGATGGTGGAACCGTCCTCCTTGTATGAAGCGAAGAAGAAGCACTGGGTGTTGTTGCGGATGTTCTTGATATGGTTGAATGCCAGTATGGGAACCCAAGTGCTGATCACCAGGAGCCAGACAAACAGCAAAACAAATGCAGCCTGCTGCTTGTTAATGCGGTTAAAGTAGTGGTGAGGATGGACCACCTGGAGGAAGAGGACTGTGATGAGAAAATGTTTGATAAAGTCACAGTCCTGTCTTCTTCTTCAATCAGATTATGTTTCAGAATTAGTAAAAAATAAATTAGCATGATCTACTGATTGTGGTCTGGGcccttaaagcgatggttcggagtaatttcatcctagggtcctttgcacaatgaccccgagccaaacaccctgattatctgctactataccgctgcgtcgacgtttcttccgtgatttgggaaaagcccgtaaaagtcctggcaggaagcgattacatcaacgttttttggtatatccagtttttttatattttttttccgaagtgtttacaacttagtgttaactaataattgttgcaaactggactacgaacaaaatattagtgcattcctggatctacatccttatgcatgcttcctgccaggacttttacgggcttttcccaaatcacggaagaaacgtcgacgcagcggtatagtagcagataatcaggcaagtgttatttatataaactcctggtgcacttacaaactttctaatgcctcgttattggactaaaggtcatagttgtactactgtagaagtttcgtaccattcagggcattattagtggggtaatttacgagataaaagttggttccattacgactgcaaaacgtcattagtttctgacagcgctacccgaccaagggaaaaaaggttctgggagggtgtttggctcggggtcatggtgcaaaggaccctagggtgaaattactccgaaccatcactttaAGCTCTATACTGTAAATTCAGTGGAAGACAGATGCCCAAGAGGATATCCCATAAGGTGAGACCTTGTATTCTCATTCAGAAAACATTTGTAATCATGCCATTtttaaaagtcacacacacacacacttgcttattGCAACTATTCAAACAATTACAACTATTTATCATTAGATTTAGCAAACTATTTCGTCTTTCAATTATAATTAACTTAGCTAGCTTCTTGGGTCAAAGTAGGTTACTCCTGGTTGAGAATCACTGCTTCAATATTTCTAGAACACTAATTAGTTGTTTGGTATTATCCTATATCCTGTGACAAATATGTTGAGAGAACATGACATAATGATAGTTTCCTCACCTTAAAGTAGCGGTTAATGGCCACCAAGGTCATCAGTGCAATGCTGGCCGAACGATTGCAAAACATGAGGAAGAGATGGATCCGGCACAAGCCATCTCCAAACATCCAATAGCCCCTAAGAAGGGTGTCAATCCTCAGCGGCAGACTCACTAGAACCAGGAAGTCCGCAATGACCAGGTTGAAGAGGAACAAGTTGTTGGTGTTCCAAGCCTTCAGTTTAAACCAGAAGATCCACAGGGCGAATATGTTTCCCAGCAACCCCAGTATGACATCAATGGTGAAGACTGGCGGTAGGATCACGCCTTCCAGTTGAATACCGACTGGTGGAcagctgccaccaccaccaccaggaaATGGAGTTGTGAGATTTGGCTCTAAGAGCATTTTTGGAAATAAAAATTACAGTAGTCAGGATTGTTAATAGCAGTCAGGATTGTTAGCACTCCACATAACTCTTAGGAATGAGGAGGTATATATGACCACAGTAAGAGACATTTTGAAATTCAGGACATTTCCcacttctctcttccccttttcTGTGGCAAGCAAtcatgtaaaacagtgattctTGAGATCTGGGACAAAACATGTCAGATAAAACAAGGTTTTGGGGTAAAATTATGCATAATATTAATTTGAAAAAATTACTCATAATCCTAATCAGGACCAGGGTAGTACAACAAAGCATAATTTCATGTTGCctcataaaacatttttattttaaatggtaTAGTATGTAATCAGTGCATAGAAAACCCCATGTCGGGAAGCAGGTCTCTTCACTTTAACATACCTTTAAAAGATGTCaaagtaatgtaaaatatattGTAAAATGTATGTCATAACGATTATTATAATGTATTTAGTTAAGTAAATCATTTCATCAGTATCAAAAGTTAAAAATTGAACTTGTGTCCGAGTTTTGGTCAACACCCTCAGACTTTTTTTGTAATGATAAAGATCAGGAATAATTGTGGGTAGCTAAAACTCAGAGGACCCCTTTAGCACTTCTTAGTGCTTCCTCATGCCATGATACCTTTCTAGCTCTGGTAAGTTTTTCATATTTTGTGTATTTAATATCCATCTATTAACACCTGGCATCATGTCACAACCATAGTGTGTCAACACCAACATGACCAAAATGTACCATTTGTGTTCCAAGATGTTCTGTAATAAAGGCTTAATTGATTAAGATTATAGAAATCACAGGCAACATATGCTAAAAAAACAGATGCTCCTGTAAGAAATACATGTGATATAAGAAGAAAATATAGTATTTTGTCAACACTATCAGATGTCAGTACCATCAGAATTTGTATAAATGTgatttcactttgacattaaaaagggttttttgtaaattattgtaaaaatgtacaaatgaaattgatcaagattccatttaCAAAACCAGTAACTAAGGAAATATCCAAGGGcagtgaatactttttataggcactgtatatcTGCCAAGGTGATGTATTTCATTGAAGAGGAACATGTGAGTCACCTGTAACCTATTTTTGGTATTTGTGAGGGTTCAATAGTCATTTTGAATGTAAAATGTTCCTGTTTGTTTACTTTATTGTGCCTTGTCAACTCCGTCAGATGGACTttacattgtttttatttcatgtgtaacttttatacttctAAATATCATTGTTTATTATGAAGGTTAAAAACAAAACCTTAAAATCTATAGAACCAAAACTGTATGCATTAAACACTGACTTGTCTGACTTTAGATTCTGAAATTCTATGTGTCTGATGGTGAAAATCTTCAAAATATTTTGTAAACCAATCAGTCGAAGGTCAAATGATGAATTGTAATAGAAAATATGTCAGAATGTGTCTAAAGTTTTAATATCTTGAGGCACATGTTTTAATACCTTGAGGAACAGAAGCATGTAACCTAAAAACTTAAGGCAGGCAGTTACAAGCGGGCTGGGCAGCGTCCATTTACCCAGTGGAAGTTGGATGCAGGGGGTTTTATGAGCAGGTCGGCTATCCAGCTTCTCAGAGCTGCTGGAACGTCAGGCACAAGTCTGCAGAGGGCCAGCAAGGAGCTagcagaggagacagagagagctagCTACTGGCTGTGGCTATGGAGGAAAGACAACACATGGGCCAGACACCCAAATAGGGTCAGCAGCAGGGAGACATCCCTATACAACCAGAGATGTACTGGCTAGGGGGCGAAACATCAGTGAAAGGTGCTACCAGCTAAAGACCCTGTAGCTGACCCCAAGTGCACTGGAGGAAGTGAGACAGGCAAGATGCCATGCAAGTAATTTACATTACAGTTATATTACCTGCTAACTTTGGTCATGCTACAGGGTACCATTATGCTTTACTATTTGTAACATAGTTGCCATTAGGCAGTTAATGTAAAATGATGAAATACCAATAATAACTGTTTACACTAAATACATATTTGCAATAACATTAGGCTATTAGTAAACTAGCTAGACTTCAAGAAATAAATTAGCTGATTTCTTCAGTCGTTATAAACCATTTTCAACGACTTAATATGAACACAGTTTAATCCATAGACTGGTTTAATCAATGTAACAGATGAAGTCTAAAACTTTTTGTCACAATGCTATTACAAATACAGAAAGTTCTACTAACTGttacattttatttacattttgacCAATAGTGAAAATAGTTTGACAGGACAAACAGGACAACAAACAGCAGTACAAACTGTGAATGGCACAGGCATTTCGAAATGGGGTTCTTTTGTGGGGCCAACTGCACAAATGATTGTGGAAGTTTTGAAATCACAGGATTACCATGACCAAATTGTCTCAGTGAGCAGCGTGACTCTCCAGCGTACCCAAACCTAGCCCAGGCATTTCGAAATGGGGTTTTTTTGTGGGGCCAACTGTACAAATGATTGTGGAAGTTTTGAAATCACAGGATTACCATGACCAAATTGTCTCAGTGAGCGGCGTGACTCGCCAGCGTACCCAAACctaacacatacagacatgaaCAAACTAATaaacagtaaaaataaaaaaatccatgTGCTGGACGGAGCGAAGTAGAAACATGGGTTCGCTGTTGCTCTCCGGGTAGGGTAAACATAGAAGCCATTCTGTGTTTTCGTTTTTCCGCATTTccgttctggccgccgggtgaataaggcgaatggaGCCTTTCCAGATccattctcaatttcaattGAGATTCGAAAAGTGGCCTGGTGTTAACCAGGCTAGTGAAATTCATTGCGCAATTTATCTCTGTCAATTTGACACCCCTTCATATTTTTCTTAGGACCGGAAGCCGGAGGGCAGGACTTAGGCACTCTATACAGGAGCAGTTTATGATATGGCCTCACTCCAGCTGTCAGCTCTCATGGACTTCAGCTCTTGCTGGATGGTGGACTGAGTTGCTCTCCTCTGTGTCCTGTCCGCAGCGCAGGGCACGTGGCAGAGCACCCAACAGCGCCCTCCTAAACATGGTGCTGGAGAAGACGTAGATGATGGGGTCCAGGGCAGAGTTCAGGAAGTTCAACCCAAAGGACACAATGGTGATCTGGGTGAAGGTATAGAAGGCGTTACAGTCCCATGGGCGATACGAGCGGATGACCAACACCCCGATGGTCGTCACTGTGGTGGGCAGGAAACAAACCATGAACACTGTGACAATAacgacacacactctcatcgcCTTGCGCACCTTGGCCAGTTTTCCCATCTGTCGCTTCTTCAAGGAGCTGGAGATCTGGATGGAACAGAAGAGCAGCATGGCCAGTGGAAGGATGAACTCCAGGACTGCCAGGATACGGTACGTACCCACCAGGATGGTGGAACCGTCCTCCTTGTATGAAACGAAGAATAAGCACTGAGTGTTGTTGTGGATGTTCTTGATATGGTTGAATGCCAGCATGGGAACCCAAGTGCTGATCACCAGGAGCCAGACAAACAGCAAAACAAATGCAGCCTGCTGCTTGGTAATGCGGTTAAAGTAGTGGTGAGGATGGACCACCTGGAGCAAGAGGACTGTGATGAAAAAACGTTTGATAATGTCACagtcctttcttcttcttcaatCAGATTATGTTTCAGAATtagtaaaaaacaataaatCTACTGATTGTGGTCTGGGCCCTTAAGCTCTATACTGCAGGATTCAGTGGAAGACACATGCCCAAGGGGATATCCCATAAGGTGACACCTATTCACATTCAgagaagtcacacacacactctctggatTGACAAAAAAGTCATTATTACTACAGTTATTATACTGTAGTTATAATATAATTAACTATCTTATGTATCAATAATTGATTGCTATGGCAACTAATTAGCAAACAATTACAACCATTTATCATTAGATTTATTTAGCAAACTATTTTGTCTCTCAATTATAATTAACATAGCTAGCTTCTTGGGTCAAAGTACCGGTAAGTTACTCCTGGTTGAAAATCACTGCTTCAACATTTCTAGAACACTAATCAGTTGTTTGGTACTATCCTGTATCCTGTGATAAATATGTTTGACATGTTGAGAGCTCAGTGTGGACACTGTATAGTAGTACTAACATAATAGTTTCCTCACCTTAAAGTACCGGTTAATGGCCACCAGAGTCATCAATGCAATGCTGGCCGAACGACTGGAAAACATCAGGAAGAAATGGATCCGGCACAAGCCATCTCCAAATATCCAATAGCCCCTAAGAAAGGTGTCGATACTCAATGGCAGACTCACTAGAACCAGGAAGTCTGCAATGACCAGGTTGAAGAGGAACAAGTTGTTGGGGTTCCAAGCCTTCAGTTTAAAGCAGAAGATCCACAGGGCGAGTGTGTTTCCAAACAACCC includes the following:
- the LOC121715753 gene encoding hydroxycarboxylic acid receptor 2-like, with the protein product MLLEPNLTTPFPGGGGGSCPPVGIQLEGVILPPVFTIDVILGLLGNIFALWIFWFKLKAWNTNNLFLFNLVIADFLVLVSLPLRIDTLLRGYWMFGDGLCRIHLFLMFCNRSASIALMTLVAINRYFKVVHPHHYFNRINKQQAAFVLLFVWLLVISTWVPILAFNHIKNIRNNTQCFFFASYKEDGSTIMVGTYRILTVLEFILPLAMLLFCSIQISSSLKKRQMGKLAKVRKAMRVCVVIVTVYMVCFLPTTVTTIGLWVIRSYRPWDCNAFYTFTQLTIASFGLNFLNSALDPIIYVFSSTMFRRALLGALPRALRCGQDTEESTVSSARTQSTTQQELKSMSADSGSEAIS
- the LOC121715707 gene encoding LOW QUALITY PROTEIN: hydroxycarboxylic acid receptor 2-like (The sequence of the model RefSeq protein was modified relative to this genomic sequence to represent the inferred CDS: inserted 2 bases in 1 codon); this translates as MSTLPYFLGVQSGSQASGCVNDNEPNLTTPIPDGDGGGCPPVGVQLKGVILTFFTIDVILGLFGNTLALWIFCFKLKAWNPNNLFLFNLVIADFLVLVSLPLSIDTFLRGYWIFGDGLCRIHFFLMFSSRSASIALMTLVAINRYFKVVHPHHYFNRITKQQAAFVLLFVWLLVISTWVPMLAFNHIKNIHNNTQCLFFVSYKEDGSTILVGTYRILAVLEFILPLAMLLFCSIQISSSLKKRQMGKLAKVRKAMRVCVVIVTVFMVCFLPTTVTTIGVLVIRSYRPWDCNAFYTFTQITIVSFGLNFLNSALDPIIYVFSSTMFRRALLGALPRALRCGQDTEESXTQSTIQQELKSMRADSWSEAIS